From Excalfactoria chinensis isolate bCotChi1 chromosome 4, bCotChi1.hap2, whole genome shotgun sequence, one genomic window encodes:
- the UTP3 gene encoding something about silencing protein 10, with translation MRTRRGTVLRAPPGAAGRHDGGEEYEEKVPGGEVGPEGLGDEVEDFHEARFREVMAALESGEEAGDSEEEEEEEVLGLQLPDEDEDDDEEEDEGEAGEEGEEATGPGFYEDRSAEEDGGDEEEDEEEEEDEDEDEDLSMESDLEERRKDTDLPHELSWGRRKQLYYDTDYGSDAQAKGKRSQQDVDAEEEEEEQEAKVIQRRLVEDLGEDDYGLDVIQGYMAEQRKTHDSKGQKIAKDLQALPKKEQLKLLKQESPELLQLIEDFEVKLMELKDELHPLLQMVKSGTIPQGKGSRYLQIKYQLYLNYCANISFYLVLKSKRIPVHSHPIIERLVAYRNIINDLAAIDQKLSSQVRLLLKNYYDKKEEKLRERKKFPVLLQPAARKTKRKGESALANGQLAAEELADESDLDGEAALKYYKMMQEKLKLKRKRTEEQETLEEPVTEEDPNQKRGVTYQMIKNKGLTPRRKKIDRNPRVKHREKFRRAKIRRKGQVREVRREIHRYGGELSGIRAGVKKSRKLQ, from the coding sequence ATGAGGACGCGGCGCGGTACCGTGCTGAGGGCGCCGCCGGGCGCCGCCGGCCGCCACGATGGCGGAGAGGAGTACGAAGAGAAAGTGCCCGGCGGAGAGGTGGGGCCCGAGGGATTGGGAGACGAGGTGGAGGATTTTCACGAGGCGCGGTTTCGGGAAGTGATGGCGGCTCTGGAGAGCGGGGAGGAGGCCGGGGACAgcgaggaagaggaggaggaagaagtgctggggctgcagctgccggatgaggatgaagatgatgatgaggaggaggatgaaggtgaagctggtgaggaaggagaggaagcaaCGGGACCTGGGTTTTATGAGGACCGCAGTGCGGAGGAAGATGGgggagatgaggaggaggatgaggaggaagaggaggatgaagatGAGGATGAGGACCTGTCCATGGAGAGTGATTTGGAGGAGCGCCGTAAGGACACTGATCTCCCCCACGAGCTGTCCTGGGGCCGACGCAAACAGCTCTACTACGACACAGACTATGGGAGTGACGCCCAGGCTAAAGGCAAACGTAGCCAGCAAGACGTTGatgctgaggaggaggaagaggagcaggaggcaAAAGTGATCCAGAGGAGGCTGGTGGAGGACCTGGGGGAAGATGATTATGGGCTGGATGTGATCCAGGGCTACATGGCGGAGCAGCGGAAAACCCATGATAGCAAGGGGCAGAAGATTGCTAAGGATTTGCAGGCCCTTCCCAagaaggagcagctgaagctACTGAAGCAGGAGTCTCCcgagctcctgcagctgattGAAGACTTTGAAGTCAAACTGATGGAGCTGAAGGATGAGCTGCACCCACTGCTGCAAATGGTCAAAAGCGGCACCATCCCACAGGGGAAAGGCAGTCGCTATTTGCAGATCAAGTATCAGCTGTACTTGAATTACTGTGCCAATATCAGTTTCTATTTAGTTCTAAAGTCAAAAAGGATACCAGTTCATAGTCACCCCATCATCGAACGACTGGTTGCTTACAGGAATATCATCAATGACCTAGCAGCGATAGATCAAAAGTTGTCCTCACAGGTTCGCCTGCTTCTGAAAAACTATTACGAtaagaaggaggaaaagctcCGAGAGCGGAAGAAGTTTCCAGTGCTTCTCCAACCAGCTGCTAGGAAAACCAAACGAAAAGGTGAATCTGCTCTTGCTAATGGCCAACTTGCTGCTGAGGAACTGGCAGATGAATCTGACCTGGATGGAGAGGCTGCGCTAAAATACTATAAGATGATGCAAGAGAAGTTGAAACTCAAGAGGAAGAGAACGGAAGAACAGGAAACGCTTGAAGAACCAGTGACAGAAGAGGATCCAAACCAGAAGAGAGGTGTGACTTACCAGATGATCAAGAACAAAGGCCTCACGCCCAGGAGGAAGAAGATTGATCGCAACCCCAGGGTCAAGCATCGGGAGAAGTTTAGGCGAGCCAAGATTCGCCGGAAGGGCCAGGTCCGAGAAGTTCGGAGGGAGATACACAGATACGGTGGGGAGCTCTCTGGCATTCGCGCTGGTGttaagaagagcagaaagcttCAGTGA